A part of Crassostrea angulata isolate pt1a10 chromosome 5, ASM2561291v2, whole genome shotgun sequence genomic DNA contains:
- the LOC128185527 gene encoding ATP-dependent DNA helicase RecQ-like — MAAPSMHCIFDEICKTFKISEITDNQRKAIVAVMNGHDVFVGTRTGSGKSLTYECLPIVRPKSITLVIAPLVTIMSEQCSKLERLGFRATYIGKDHSETENIKRGMYDFVFGSPEILVGDVTWLEVLKTQVYQEKLKLIVVDKAHTVLLWGESDGEDDPFRVWFSKIGELRSLCPSASIAALTATSGPVQRRKIMKLLCFQANSTIILDSPSRKNIKISSQCIPNNENLQKVFHWLIEDLKIKKDKLPRHIIFCERNQDVSKIYTLFVKNLWK, encoded by the exons atggccGCGCCCAGTATGCATTGTATTTTCGACGAGATTTGCAAAACTTTCAAAATCAGCGAAATTACAGACAACCAGCGAAAAGCCATCGTAGCAGTGATGAATGGTCACGATGTTTTTGTGGGAACAAGAACAGGGAGCGGCAAATCTTTGACATACGAGTGTTTACCCATAGTAAGACCGAAATCTATAACACTTGTGATAGCCCCACTTGTCACCATTATGTCGGAGCAGTGCAGTAAACTGGAGCGTCTAGGATTCCGGGCTACGTATATTGGTAAAGATCATTCAGAAACGGAAAACATCAAACGTGGAATGTATGATTTTGTGTTTGGTAGCCCGGAGATTTTAGTAGGCGATGTCACATGGCTAGAGGTTTTGAAGACCCAAGTATACCAAGAAAAGCTTAAACTCATTGTTGTTGACAAGGCACATACAGTACTACTGTG GGGAGAAAGTGATGGTGAAGATGATCCTTTTCGAGTATGGTTTTCTAAGATAGGAGAGCTTAGATCCCTCTGTCCTTCGGCATCGATAGCAGCTTTGACAGCAACATCTGGGCCAGTGCAGAGAAGAAAAATTATGAAACTTTTGTGTTTTCAAGCCAACAGTACCATTATCTTAGACTCACCATCtaggaaaaatattaaaatctcaTCACAGTGTATCCcaaacaatgaaaatttacagaaaGTGTTTCACTGGTTGATAGAGgacctgaaaataaaaaaagacaagCTTCCAAGACATATTATTTTCTGTGAAAGAAATCAAGATGTCTCCAAAATTTAcacattatttgtaaaaaatctTTGGAAATAA